A genome region from Anopheles stephensi strain Indian chromosome 2, UCI_ANSTEP_V1.0, whole genome shotgun sequence includes the following:
- the LOC118504605 gene encoding KH domain-containing, RNA-binding, signal transduction-associated protein 3-like isoform X1: MADQETNGYNDEASDFKRKSNASLREIDPDDDGEESSKQSEKVQEYIRNILNERVSLDRKYPIADRLLQMEVETVQKNGKPPARRYIDIYREKPIKLQVKVIVPVKEHPKFNFVGKLLGPKGNSLKRLQEDTMCKMAILGRGSMKDRKKEEELRLTMDPKFAHLNDDLHVEINALGPPAEAHARIAYALAEVRKFLIPDSNDFIRQEQMREMLEDPECDLPVKKAYQKSIAPHTNVHDGQPSSGMMSSTSVPVSSRSLPTQRKVFSILDKARAALEDTHFPRSTALRYEEPSRYEREPFDSSYQYHPQPPPPRSKYESNNHNDDYRRDYYRNSSSYSESLSVPPSKPSATSMSGRSWKPSTYSGSSTREQNDLKHHATRDLHSYRHTPYGRQSK, from the exons ATGGCAGACCAAGAAACAAACGGGTACAACGATGAAGCAAGCGACTTCAAGCGTAAAAGCAATGCCAGCCTTCGTGAGATCGACCCCGACGATGACGGTGAAGAATCTAGCAAGCAATCGGAAAAGGTGCAAGAATACATAAGAAACATACTGAACGAACGAGTTTCATTAGATCGTAAATATCCCATTGCTGATCGGTTGCTGCAAATGG AGGTTGAAACtgtacaaaaaaatggaaaacctcCAGCTCGCCGCTACATTGATATTTACCGGGAAAAGCCCATCAAACTGCAGGTGAAGGTGATCGTACCGGTAAAGGAACACCCGAAATTCAACTTCGTCGGTAAACTGCTTGGCCCAAAAGGAAACTCCCTGAAACGTCTGCAGGAAGATACCATGTGCAAAATGGCAATTCTGGGTCGAGGTTCGATGAAGGATcgcaaaaaggaagaagagctTCGGTTAACAATGGACCCCAAATTTGCCCACCTAAACGATGATCTGCACGTCGAAATTAATGCACTGGGACCGCCAGCGGAGGCACACGCTCGCATTGCATACGCGCTAGCAGAGGTGCGAAAGTTTCTTATTCCCGACAGTAACGATTTTATTCGCCAGGAGCAGATGCGTGAAATGTTAGAAGATCCGGAGTGTGATTTACCGGTGAAAAAGGCGTACCAAAAATCGATTGCACCTCATACGAATGTTCACGATGGTCAACCATCGTCCGGGATGATGTCCAGCACCTCAGTACCTGTCTCATCACGATCATTACCAACTCAGCGGAAGGTTTTTTCGATTTTAGACAAAGCACGTGCCGCTCTGGAAGACACTCATTTCCCACG CTCAACTGCGTTAAGATATGAAGAACCTTCACGGTACGAGCGTGAACCTTTTGATTCATCGTACCAGTACCACCCACAACCACCTCCACCTCGATCAAAATATGAAAGCAATAACCATAATGACGATTACCGAAGAGATTACTACCGCAATTCCAGCTCGTACTCTG AATCATTGTCAGTTCCTCCGTCGAAACCGAGCGCCACATCGATGAGCGGTCGATCGTGGAAACCGTCAACATACAGTGGAAGTTCAACGCGAGAACAAAACGATCTGAAACATCACGCTACCCGGGATCTCCATTCGTATCGTCATACACCGTATGGACGACAATCGAAATAG
- the LOC118504605 gene encoding KH domain-containing, RNA-binding, signal transduction-associated protein 3-like isoform X2 encodes MADQETNGYNDEASDFKRKSNASLREIDPDDDGEESSKQSEKVQEYIRNILNERVSLDRKYPIADRLLQMEVETVQKNGKPPARRYIDIYREKPIKLQVKVIVPVKEHPKFNFVGKLLGPKGNSLKRLQEDTMCKMAILGRGSMKDRKKEEELRLTMDPKFAHLNDDLHVEINALGPPAEAHARIAYALAEVRKFLIPDSNDFIRQEQMREMLEDPECDLPVKKAYQKSIAPHTNVHDGQPSSGMMSSTSVPVSSRSLPTQRKVFSILDKARAALEDTHFPRSTALRYEEPSRYEREPFDSSYQYHPQPPPPRSKYESNNHNDDYRRDYYRNSSSYSVCVCTSSMLRHPFAIIITKQL; translated from the exons ATGGCAGACCAAGAAACAAACGGGTACAACGATGAAGCAAGCGACTTCAAGCGTAAAAGCAATGCCAGCCTTCGTGAGATCGACCCCGACGATGACGGTGAAGAATCTAGCAAGCAATCGGAAAAGGTGCAAGAATACATAAGAAACATACTGAACGAACGAGTTTCATTAGATCGTAAATATCCCATTGCTGATCGGTTGCTGCAAATGG AGGTTGAAACtgtacaaaaaaatggaaaacctcCAGCTCGCCGCTACATTGATATTTACCGGGAAAAGCCCATCAAACTGCAGGTGAAGGTGATCGTACCGGTAAAGGAACACCCGAAATTCAACTTCGTCGGTAAACTGCTTGGCCCAAAAGGAAACTCCCTGAAACGTCTGCAGGAAGATACCATGTGCAAAATGGCAATTCTGGGTCGAGGTTCGATGAAGGATcgcaaaaaggaagaagagctTCGGTTAACAATGGACCCCAAATTTGCCCACCTAAACGATGATCTGCACGTCGAAATTAATGCACTGGGACCGCCAGCGGAGGCACACGCTCGCATTGCATACGCGCTAGCAGAGGTGCGAAAGTTTCTTATTCCCGACAGTAACGATTTTATTCGCCAGGAGCAGATGCGTGAAATGTTAGAAGATCCGGAGTGTGATTTACCGGTGAAAAAGGCGTACCAAAAATCGATTGCACCTCATACGAATGTTCACGATGGTCAACCATCGTCCGGGATGATGTCCAGCACCTCAGTACCTGTCTCATCACGATCATTACCAACTCAGCGGAAGGTTTTTTCGATTTTAGACAAAGCACGTGCCGCTCTGGAAGACACTCATTTCCCACG CTCAACTGCGTTAAGATATGAAGAACCTTCACGGTACGAGCGTGAACCTTTTGATTCATCGTACCAGTACCACCCACAACCACCTCCACCTCGATCAAAATATGAAAGCAATAACCATAATGACGATTACCGAAGAGATTACTACCGCAATTCCAGCTCGTACTCTG tttgtgtgtgtacttcGTCTATGCTTAGGCACCCCTTCGCCATTATAATCACCAAACAATTGTGA